From a single Fusobacterium pseudoperiodonticum genomic region:
- a CDS encoding bifunctional riboflavin kinase/FAD synthetase, with amino-acid sequence MIVVNDILTSNIEFEDTYVAIGNFDGVHYGHKKLINETIKAARENSKKAVVFTFEKHPLEFLFPERKFDYINTNEEKLYLLESLGVDVVIMQKLDKNFLEYTPLEFVRILKNKLKVKEIFVGFNFSFGKGGLGTAEDLEYLAEIHNIKVNELPPVTLDGELVSSSAIRKKIANSDFDGAIKLLDHPMIVIGEVIHGKKIARQLGFPTTNIKMDNNRLYPPSGIYGAFLQVSDKNSKVLYGVVNIGYNPTLKQEMSLEVHILDFDREVYGEKMYIQIVKFMRKEKKFSSIDELKATIQADVDRWKLFKREMKYGRTSSKS; translated from the coding sequence ATGATAGTAGTAAATGATATACTGACATCAAATATAGAATTTGAAGATACTTATGTAGCCATAGGAAATTTTGATGGAGTACATTATGGACATAAAAAGCTTATAAATGAAACCATAAAAGCAGCTAGAGAAAATTCTAAGAAAGCTGTTGTTTTTACCTTTGAAAAACACCCTTTGGAATTTTTATTTCCTGAAAGAAAATTTGATTATATAAATACAAATGAAGAAAAACTTTATCTACTTGAATCTTTAGGAGTAGATGTTGTTATAATGCAAAAATTGGATAAAAATTTCTTGGAATACACTCCCTTGGAATTTGTTAGGATTTTAAAAAACAAATTAAAAGTAAAGGAAATATTTGTAGGCTTTAATTTTTCTTTTGGTAAGGGTGGACTTGGTACAGCAGAAGATTTAGAGTATCTAGCTGAAATTCACAATATAAAAGTTAATGAACTGCCACCTGTAACTTTAGATGGAGAGCTTGTAAGTTCGTCAGCAATAAGAAAAAAAATTGCTAATTCTGATTTTGATGGAGCTATTAAACTTTTAGATCATCCTATGATAGTTATAGGAGAAGTTATTCATGGTAAGAAAATTGCTAGGCAATTAGGTTTTCCTACTACAAATATAAAGATGGATAATAATAGATTATATCCTCCTTCTGGTATATATGGAGCTTTTTTACAAGTTTCAGATAAGAATTCAAAAGTTCTATATGGAGTTGTTAACATTGGTTATAATCCAACATTAAAACAAGAAATGAGTTTAGAAGTACATATATTAGATTTTGATAGAGAAGTTTATGGTGAAAAAATGTATATACAAATTGTTAAATTTATGAGAAAAGAAAAGAAATTTTCTTCAATAGATGAGTTAAAAGCTACTATTCAAGCTGATGTAGATAGATGGAAATTATTTAAAAGAGAGATGAAGTATGGAAGAACTAGTAGTAAAAGTTAA
- a CDS encoding segregation and condensation protein A: MEELVVKVNNFEGPFDLLLNLIEKKKMMISDINISQLIDEYLEVLKLSERENIEIKSDFIIIASELIEIKTLNLLNLDSDKEKETNLKRRLEEHKLFKELTPKVAKLEKEFNISYSRGESKRTIKKIAKDYDLTSLTTDDIFDVYKKYFDSVDMSEFMELNLIKQYDIKEIMDNILIKIYFKNWLIDDLFLEAENKLHLIYIFLAILELYKDAKINIDDGEIRKC, translated from the coding sequence ATGGAAGAACTAGTAGTAAAAGTTAATAATTTTGAGGGACCTTTTGACTTACTTCTAAATTTAATCGAAAAAAAGAAAATGATGATTTCTGATATAAATATTTCTCAGCTTATAGATGAATATTTAGAAGTTCTAAAGCTTTCAGAAAGAGAAAATATTGAGATAAAATCAGACTTTATAATAATAGCTTCAGAGTTAATTGAGATAAAAACTTTAAATTTACTTAATTTAGATAGTGATAAAGAAAAAGAAACAAATCTTAAGAGAAGATTGGAGGAGCATAAATTATTCAAAGAATTGACTCCTAAGGTTGCTAAACTAGAAAAAGAGTTTAACATCTCTTATTCAAGAGGTGAAAGCAAAAGAACTATAAAAAAAATAGCTAAAGACTACGATTTAACTTCACTTACAACTGATGATATTTTTGATGTCTATAAAAAATATTTTGATTCAGTTGATATGTCTGAATTTATGGAATTAAATTTAATAAAACAATATGATATCAAAGAAATTATGGATAACATATTGATAAAAATATATTTTAAAAATTGGCTTATTGACGATTTATTTTTAGAAGCAGAAAATAAACTGCATTTAATCTATATTTTTTTAGCTATTTTAGAATTGTATAAAGATGCTAAAATAAACATTGATGACGGAGAGATAAGAAAATGTTAA
- the murJ gene encoding murein biosynthesis integral membrane protein MurJ, which translates to MLKKSINTMIITMVSRVLGLFRGTLVAYFFGASVLTDAYYSAFKISNFFRQLLGEGALGNTFIPLYHKKKKEEGEERSREYIFSVLNITFLFSFVISVLMIIFSSYIIDFIVVGFSDELKMVASRLLKIMSFYFLFISLSGMMGSILNNFGYFAIPASTSIFFNLSIIFSAMWLTKYFSIDALAYGVLIGGVLQFLVVFFPFLKLLKSYSFKIDFKDIYLKLLGIKLIPMLVGVFARQVNTIVDQFFASFLVAGSITALENASRVYLLPVGVFGVTISNVLFPSISRAAANGDKEDTNRRLVSAINFLNFLTIPSLFVLTFFSKDVIRLIFSYGKFNEDAVKITSECLLYYSLGLIFYVGVQLVSKGYYAMGDNKRPAKFSIIAIIMNIVLNYLFIKNFQHKGLALATSISSGVNFFLLLFVYVKLYVKLDLKNIIATAIKICISSVIATAFAFYINNVILKLVIFSAVFLLQWAYPIYKYRERVFYKK; encoded by the coding sequence ATGTTAAAAAAATCTATAAATACTATGATAATAACAATGGTAAGTAGGGTACTAGGACTTTTTAGAGGAACTCTAGTGGCCTATTTTTTTGGAGCCTCTGTTTTAACCGATGCATATTATAGTGCATTTAAAATAAGTAATTTTTTCAGGCAACTTTTAGGGGAAGGTGCCTTAGGAAATACCTTTATTCCCCTCTATCATAAAAAGAAAAAAGAGGAAGGAGAGGAAAGAAGTAGAGAATATATTTTTTCTGTTCTAAATATTACTTTCTTATTTAGTTTTGTAATAAGTGTATTGATGATAATTTTTTCAAGTTATATTATTGATTTTATAGTTGTTGGTTTTAGTGACGAGTTAAAAATGGTAGCATCTAGACTTTTAAAAATTATGTCTTTCTACTTTCTATTTATATCTTTGTCTGGTATGATGGGATCTATTTTAAATAACTTTGGATACTTCGCTATACCTGCCTCAACTTCAATATTTTTCAATTTATCTATAATCTTTTCAGCTATGTGGCTTACTAAATATTTTAGTATAGATGCATTGGCTTATGGAGTTTTAATAGGTGGAGTTTTACAATTTTTAGTTGTATTTTTTCCTTTTTTAAAACTTTTAAAATCTTATTCATTTAAAATAGATTTTAAAGATATATATTTAAAATTGTTAGGTATAAAATTAATTCCTATGCTTGTAGGAGTTTTTGCAAGACAAGTTAATACTATAGTTGATCAATTTTTTGCTTCTTTTTTGGTAGCTGGTTCTATAACTGCACTTGAAAATGCAAGTAGAGTTTACTTACTTCCTGTTGGAGTTTTTGGAGTAACTATTTCCAATGTACTTTTCCCAAGTATATCAAGAGCAGCTGCCAATGGTGATAAAGAAGATACAAATAGAAGACTAGTATCAGCTATCAATTTCTTAAATTTTCTAACTATACCAAGTTTATTTGTTTTGACATTTTTTTCAAAAGATGTTATAAGGCTTATCTTTTCGTATGGAAAATTTAATGAAGATGCTGTTAAAATTACTTCAGAATGTCTACTTTATTATTCACTAGGTCTTATCTTTTATGTTGGAGTTCAATTAGTTAGTAAAGGATACTATGCTATGGGTGACAATAAAAGACCTGCAAAATTTTCAATTATAGCTATTATTATGAATATAGTTTTAAATTATCTATTTATTAAAAATTTTCAACATAAAGGTTTAGCATTAGCTACATCAATTTCTTCAGGAGTAAACTTCTTTTTACTACTATTTGTATATGTTAAACTTTATGTTAAATTAGATTTGAAAAATATTATTGCTACTGCTATAAAAATTTGTATTTCTTCAGTAATTGCAACAGCATTTGCTTTTTATATTAACAATGTCATTTTAAAATTAGTTATTTTCTCTGCTGTATTTTTATTACAATGGGCATATCCTATATACAAATATAGAGAGAGAGTTTTTTACAAAAAGTAA
- the coaBC gene encoding bifunctional phosphopantothenoylcysteine decarboxylase/phosphopantothenate--cysteine ligase CoaBC — protein MKNILVGVTGGIAAFKSASIVSLLKKKGYNVKVVMTENATNIIGPLTLETLSKNRVYVDMWDKNPHYEVEHISLSDWADIVLIAPATYNIIGKVANGIADDMLSTILSAVSLRKPVFFALAMNVNMYENPILNENINKLKTYGYRFIDTNEGLLACNYEAKGRMKEPEEIVDIIVRHDIASKIDNFRDALKGKRLLITSGRTREDIDPIRYLSNKSSGKMGYSLAQAAVDLGAEVTLVSGPTNLNVPDGLKEFISVDSAIHMYEKVDEKFKDTDIFIACAAVADYRPKEYQDKKIKKSDLNLTIELVRNPDILFEMGKKKENQLLVGFAAETNNIIENALKKLEKKRLDMIVANNASTMGTDTNSIEIIRKDRSSTVINQKSKTELAYDILKEVILDLKKAKDEEK, from the coding sequence ATGAAAAACATTTTAGTAGGAGTTACAGGAGGAATTGCTGCATTTAAATCTGCAAGCATAGTATCTCTCTTAAAGAAGAAGGGTTACAATGTGAAAGTAGTAATGACAGAAAATGCTACAAATATAATAGGACCTTTAACTCTTGAGACTCTTTCAAAAAATAGAGTCTATGTCGATATGTGGGATAAAAATCCTCACTATGAAGTAGAACATATTTCTCTTTCTGATTGGGCAGATATAGTTTTAATTGCACCTGCAACATATAATATAATTGGTAAGGTTGCTAATGGAATTGCAGATGACATGCTTTCAACAATTCTTTCAGCTGTTTCATTAAGAAAACCAGTATTTTTTGCTCTTGCAATGAATGTAAATATGTATGAAAATCCTATTCTTAATGAAAATATAAATAAATTAAAAACTTATGGCTATAGATTTATAGATACAAATGAAGGTTTGCTTGCTTGTAATTATGAAGCTAAGGGGAGAATGAAAGAGCCAGAAGAAATTGTTGATATAATTGTAAGACATGACATAGCTTCTAAAATTGATAATTTTAGAGATGCTCTAAAAGGTAAAAGACTTCTTATCACAAGTGGTAGAACAAGAGAAGATATAGACCCCATAAGATACCTTTCAAATAAATCAAGTGGAAAAATGGGATATTCCCTTGCTCAAGCTGCTGTTGATTTAGGAGCTGAAGTAACTTTGGTAAGTGGACCTACAAATCTTAATGTTCCTGATGGACTTAAAGAATTCATTTCTGTTGATTCTGCAATTCATATGTATGAAAAGGTGGATGAAAAGTTTAAAGATACTGATATTTTTATAGCTTGTGCTGCTGTTGCAGACTACAGACCTAAAGAATATCAAGATAAAAAAATAAAAAAATCTGATTTAAATTTAACAATAGAACTAGTTAGGAATCCTGATATCCTATTTGAAATGGGTAAAAAGAAAGAAAATCAATTATTGGTTGGTTTTGCAGCAGAAACTAATAATATCATTGAGAATGCTCTAAAAAAATTAGAAAAGAAAAGACTTGATATGATAGTTGCAAATAATGCCTCAACTATGGGAACAGATACTAACAGTATAGAAATCATAAGAAAAGATAGAAGTTCTACTGTTATAAATCAAAAAAGTAAAACAGAACTAGCTTATGATATTTTAAAAGAAGTTATTTTAGATTTAAAGAAGGCTAAAGATGAAGAAAAATAA
- a CDS encoding chromate transporter, giving the protein MKKNKIIDIFILFFKIGAFTIGGGYAMLSLIEDEIVNKKNWLEKEEFVDGMAIAQSTPGVLAVNISLITGYKIAGFLGMFAGMLGAVLPSFFIVLFLSQILLAIGNHPIVVAIFNGIKPAIAALILISVYRIAKSANINRYTFIFPIIIAILINYFGISPIIIIIATMILGNIYFLFKEKSKKEKEDDVQ; this is encoded by the coding sequence ATGAAGAAAAATAAAATTATAGATATTTTTATACTATTTTTCAAAATAGGAGCTTTTACTATCGGAGGAGGCTATGCTATGCTTTCTCTGATAGAAGATGAAATAGTAAATAAAAAAAATTGGTTAGAGAAAGAAGAATTTGTAGATGGAATGGCTATTGCACAATCTACTCCTGGAGTTCTTGCTGTAAATATATCTCTTATAACTGGATATAAAATAGCAGGATTTTTAGGAATGTTTGCAGGAATGCTAGGAGCTGTTCTACCTTCTTTTTTTATAGTGCTATTTTTAAGTCAAATTTTATTGGCTATTGGTAATCACCCCATAGTTGTTGCTATTTTTAATGGCATAAAGCCAGCTATCGCAGCTCTTATATTAATTTCTGTGTATAGGATAGCTAAATCTGCAAATATAAATAGGTATACCTTTATTTTTCCTATTATAATCGCTATATTGATTAACTATTTTGGAATTTCTCCTATTATTATAATAATTGCTACCATGATATTAGGAAATATCTATTTTTTATTTAAAGAAAAATCCAAAAAAGAAAAAGAAGATGATGTCCAATGA
- a CDS encoding chromate transporter, which produces MTYLKLFFVFFKVGLFSFGGGYAILPLMRHEVVDINKWISFHEFMEIVAISQITPGPISINLATHAGYRIAQTMGSTIATFSVILPSIIIMTIIVVFLKKFSDLPVVKRTFAALRITVVGLILAAAVALFVKDNFIDYRSYIIFASVLIGGLFFKIGSITLIISSGLAGLLLYYIF; this is translated from the coding sequence ATGACATATTTAAAGTTATTTTTTGTATTTTTTAAAGTTGGACTTTTTAGTTTTGGTGGAGGTTACGCAATACTTCCTCTGATGAGACATGAAGTTGTTGATATAAATAAATGGATAAGTTTCCATGAATTTATGGAGATTGTTGCTATTTCTCAAATCACTCCAGGTCCTATATCAATAAATTTGGCAACTCATGCAGGCTATAGAATAGCTCAAACTATGGGCTCAACCATTGCAACTTTTAGTGTCATTCTACCATCTATAATAATAATGACTATTATAGTTGTATTCTTAAAAAAATTTAGTGATCTACCTGTTGTAAAAAGAACTTTTGCAGCTCTAAGAATTACTGTTGTAGGACTTATTTTAGCAGCAGCTGTTGCTCTTTTTGTTAAAGATAATTTTATAGACTACAGATCATATATAATATTTGCCTCTGTTCTAATAGGTGGGCTATTCTTTAAGATAGGAAGCATCACTTTAATTATTTCATCAGGACTAGCCGGCTTATTGCTTTATTACATTTTTTAA
- a CDS encoding NADH:flavin oxidoreductase, producing the protein MEKINIFTDFKIKNIHIKNRIVLPPMVRFSLVKDDGYVTEDLIDWYGMIARSGVGLIIVEASAVEESGKLRENQIGIWNDSFIEGLTKVADEIHKYDVPCMIQIHHAGFKDKIAEVPEEELDRILKLFEEAFIRAKKCGFDGIEIHGAHTYLISQLNSKLWNKRTDKYGEKLYFSRKLIENTRYLFDDNFILGYRMGGNEPELEDGIENAKELESYGLDILHVSSGVPNPEYKRQVKISNFPEDFPLDWIIYMGTEIKKQVKIPVIGVSKIKKESQASWLVKNNLLDFVAVGKAMISQDKWMENARKDFMSKNRH; encoded by the coding sequence ATGGAAAAAATTAATATTTTTACAGATTTTAAAATAAAAAATATTCATATAAAAAATAGAATAGTTCTACCCCCTATGGTTAGATTCTCTCTTGTGAAAGATGATGGCTATGTCACTGAAGATTTAATTGATTGGTATGGTATGATAGCTAGAAGTGGTGTAGGACTTATAATTGTTGAAGCTTCAGCAGTTGAAGAAAGTGGAAAATTAAGAGAAAATCAAATTGGAATTTGGAATGATAGCTTTATTGAAGGACTTACTAAGGTAGCTGACGAAATTCATAAATATGATGTACCTTGTATGATACAGATCCATCATGCTGGCTTTAAAGATAAGATAGCAGAAGTTCCTGAAGAAGAACTAGATAGAATTTTAAAACTTTTTGAAGAGGCTTTTATTAGAGCTAAAAAATGTGGCTTTGATGGAATAGAAATACATGGAGCTCATACTTATTTAATCTCTCAACTAAATTCTAAACTTTGGAATAAAAGAACAGATAAATATGGAGAAAAACTTTATTTTTCAAGAAAATTAATAGAGAATACTAGGTATTTATTTGATGATAATTTCATTCTTGGTTATAGAATGGGTGGAAACGAACCTGAACTTGAAGATGGAATAGAAAATGCAAAAGAATTAGAATCTTATGGCTTAGATATATTACATGTTTCAAGTGGTGTTCCTAATCCTGAATATAAAAGGCAAGTAAAAATAAGTAACTTTCCTGAAGATTTTCCTTTAGATTGGATAATCTATATGGGAACAGAAATAAAAAAACAGGTAAAAATTCCTGTTATAGGTGTAAGCAAAATAAAAAAAGAAAGTCAAGCTAGTTGGCTTGTTAAAAATAATTTATTAGACTTTGTTGCAGTTGGAAAAGCAATGATTTCACAAGATAAGTGGATGGAAAATGCAAGAAAAGATTTTATGTCAAAAAATAGACATTAA
- a CDS encoding type II toxin-antitoxin system HicB family antitoxin, which translates to MTTKNYIAVAKYLEDNTILLSFPDFEGLTTTADSEENIQNNAAKAIKSKLAELKNSNIEAPEPKKITEVSKNLQEGEFTTYIPVTETPSFNTLKDNETLKDVSNKVDNFINKDIKKSVPEGKEHFLGIGGAILAILNTLLFPVYTITGFFGFGGGGANFFQMNALYMLFGLAFLAFAGANIYASLNRDMKILQISTLGILGTFALCYVLVFITAMTNAYLSIGIIKFILYAISVAVIYSGYRILNSLNDSNN; encoded by the coding sequence ATGACAACAAAAAACTACATTGCAGTGGCAAAATATTTAGAAGATAATACTATTCTATTATCTTTTCCAGATTTTGAAGGACTAACAACTACGGCTGATTCTGAAGAAAATATACAAAATAATGCAGCAAAGGCTATAAAGTCTAAGTTAGCTGAGCTAAAAAATTCTAATATAGAAGCTCCTGAACCTAAAAAAATAACAGAAGTTTCTAAAAATTTACAAGAAGGTGAATTCACTACTTATATCCCAGTAACAGAAACTCCTTCTTTTAATACTTTAAAAGATAATGAAACTTTAAAAGATGTATCAAATAAAGTTGATAACTTTATCAATAAAGATATTAAGAAATCTGTTCCTGAAGGAAAAGAACACTTTTTAGGAATAGGGGGAGCTATTCTAGCTATTCTTAATACATTATTGTTCCCTGTATATACTATTACTGGATTTTTTGGTTTTGGTGGAGGAGGAGCTAACTTTTTCCAAATGAATGCTCTTTATATGCTTTTTGGTTTGGCATTCTTAGCTTTTGCAGGAGCAAATATATATGCTAGTCTAAATAGAGATATGAAAATTTTACAAATATCTACACTTGGAATTTTAGGAACTTTTGCTCTTTGTTATGTTCTAGTTTTCATAACAGCTATGACAAATGCTTATTTATCAATTGGAATAATTAAATTTATACTATATGCAATATCTGTAGCAGTGATTTACAGTGGATATAGAATTTTAAATTCTTTAAATGATTCTAATAATTAA
- a CDS encoding HicB family protein, whose translation MSMTNYIIVMKALEDGKFLITFPDFEGLTATADSEESIQSVATETIKTKLAELKKDNLVIPEAKKMKDVSSTLNEGEFTTYVPVKEEFDFKAAMNTTMASLKDKENLKKGTEDLKNKANELTNNIPKGSENLFGIIGGVIAIINTFLVAVFSVKVPIFGSYSIGFFKGLGILADFSKEAKNAQAILLFSGILFIAFAGLLIYSSVIRNKNILLYSIIGNGIFLVIFYIILFIKLPGGEAGKYISVSFFKILLYLISLALAFVTYFTLNKAEQNQISFNDGDDRNEEGL comes from the coding sequence ATGTCAATGACAAATTATATTATAGTAATGAAGGCTTTAGAAGATGGTAAATTTTTAATTACTTTTCCAGATTTTGAGGGTTTAACAGCTACAGCTGATTCTGAAGAAAGTATTCAATCTGTTGCAACTGAAACTATAAAAACAAAGTTAGCTGAATTAAAAAAAGATAATTTAGTTATTCCTGAAGCAAAGAAAATGAAGGATGTATCTTCAACTTTAAATGAAGGTGAATTTACTACTTATGTTCCTGTAAAAGAAGAGTTTGATTTTAAAGCTGCCATGAATACAACTATGGCTAGTTTAAAAGATAAAGAAAACTTAAAAAAAGGAACTGAAGATCTGAAAAATAAAGCAAATGAACTTACTAACAATATTCCTAAGGGAAGTGAAAATTTATTTGGTATTATTGGAGGAGTTATAGCAATAATAAATACTTTTCTTGTTGCTGTTTTCTCTGTTAAAGTTCCAATTTTTGGAAGTTACTCTATAGGATTTTTTAAAGGTCTAGGTATCTTAGCTGATTTTAGTAAGGAAGCTAAAAATGCTCAAGCTATTTTATTATTCTCTGGTATTTTATTTATAGCTTTTGCTGGACTTTTAATATATTCAAGTGTAATTAGAAATAAAAATATTTTACTATATTCTATTATAGGAAATGGAATATTTTTAGTTATCTTCTATATAATTCTATTTATTAAATTACCTGGTGGAGAAGCTGGAAAGTATATTTCTGTTTCATTCTTTAAGATTTTACTTTATTTAATTTCATTAGCTCTAGCTTTTGTAACTTACTTTACTTTAAATAAAGCTGAACAAAATCAAATTTCCTTTAATGATGGAGATGATAGAAATGAAGAAGGACTTTAA
- a CDS encoding cold shock domain-containing protein → MKKDFKQFLILLIVSIFIAFTASFGYSVYQNYQREKKINEVKNLFNFGGTSEDKKEETKEEIKTEETTKPEEVNSKESWNNLIISEIEKDYVLDDVRPFYKRLYDKIRGKKIYNFKSINNENETLVVEMNDNKITEKFFNDGKEVLEKELIANDDFSSYDLKAKNIAEEYTATFKDMLGKDTYLNTKNGLIEYQDGRKIEFIHKNAIMNGPAIEYLANGDKIEFNYVNGKRYGEAQKFYANGDKEDFFYGNNEKKNGASIYYFANGEREEVAYKDGVLEGPAIYIFNDGVAEHYEYKNGKRVEE, encoded by the coding sequence ATGAAGAAGGACTTTAAACAATTTCTTATTCTTCTAATAGTTTCGATTTTTATTGCTTTTACTGCTAGTTTTGGTTATTCAGTTTACCAAAATTACCAAAGAGAAAAAAAGATTAATGAAGTGAAAAATCTATTTAATTTTGGTGGAACAAGTGAAGATAAAAAAGAAGAAACTAAAGAAGAAATAAAAACTGAAGAAACTACTAAGCCTGAAGAAGTTAATTCTAAAGAAAGTTGGAATAATTTAATCATTAGTGAAATAGAAAAAGACTATGTTTTAGATGATGTAAGACCTTTCTATAAAAGACTATATGATAAAATTAGAGGAAAGAAAATCTATAATTTTAAGTCTATTAATAATGAGAATGAAACTTTAGTAGTTGAAATGAATGATAACAAGATAACTGAAAAATTCTTTAATGATGGTAAGGAAGTTTTGGAGAAAGAATTAATTGCAAATGACGATTTTTCTTCTTATGACTTAAAAGCTAAGAATATAGCTGAAGAATATACTGCTACTTTTAAAGATATGTTAGGTAAAGATACTTATCTAAATACTAAAAATGGTCTTATTGAATATCAAGATGGAAGAAAAATAGAGTTTATTCATAAAAACGCTATTATGAATGGACCTGCTATTGAGTATTTAGCTAATGGTGATAAAATAGAATTTAACTATGTCAATGGTAAAAGATATGGAGAAGCTCAAAAATTCTATGCTAATGGTGATAAAGAAGACTTCTTCTATGGAAATAATGAAAAGAAAAATGGAGCATCTATCTACTATTTTGCTAATGGTGAAAGAGAAGAAGTTGCATATAAAGATGGTGTTTTAGAAGGACCTGCTATATACATATTTAATGATGGTGTAGCTGAACACTATGAATATAAAAATGGTAAAAGGGTAGAAGAATAA
- a CDS encoding pseudouridine synthase: MRLDRFLVECGIGSRKEVKKIISAKEIKVNGSYDISAKDNIDEYSDVIEYNGERLEYKEFRYYIMNKKAGYITATEDTREATVMDLLPEWVIRKDLAPVGRLDKDTEGLLLLTNDGKLNHKLLSPKNHVDKTYYVEIENNISQEDILKLEEGVDIGNYITLPAKVEKISDTKIYLTIKEGKFHQVKKMLEAVNNKVNYLQRTTFAKLSLDGLALGEVKEVNLEDII; encoded by the coding sequence ATGAGATTAGACAGATTTTTAGTAGAATGTGGTATAGGAAGTAGAAAAGAAGTCAAGAAAATTATTTCTGCAAAAGAAATTAAAGTTAATGGCTCTTATGATATTTCAGCTAAGGATAATATAGATGAATATTCTGATGTAATCGAGTATAATGGCGAAAGATTAGAATATAAGGAATTTAGATATTATATTATGAATAAAAAAGCTGGTTATATAACAGCAACTGAAGATACAAGAGAAGCAACTGTTATGGACTTACTTCCTGAATGGGTTATAAGAAAAGATTTAGCCCCTGTTGGAAGACTAGATAAAGACACTGAAGGTTTACTTCTACTTACAAATGATGGAAAGCTTAATCATAAATTACTTTCTCCTAAAAATCATGTAGATAAGACTTATTATGTAGAAATAGAAAATAATATTTCACAAGAAGATATTTTAAAGTTGGAAGAAGGAGTCGATATAGGAAACTATATCACTCTCCCAGCTAAAGTTGAAAAAATATCTGATACTAAAATTTACTTGACCATTAAAGAAGGAAAATTTCATCAAGTAAAAAAAATGTTAGAAGCTGTAAACAATAAGGTTAATTATTTACAGAGAACTACTTTTGCTAAATTAAGTCTAGATGGTTTAGCCTTAGGGGAAGTAAAAGAAGTTAATTTAGAAGATATTATTTAG
- a CDS encoding glycosidase CRH1 has translation MKKNLILIISTLFLTTACTASLGLGTGFGLGGSSSGVSVGTGVSVEKKIPTKKETKKKVETKTNGTSHTNSNTKTTVKKTTDHSTNTAKKAVEDKTQVKTEKNEVTSSTTTFETNTNTKSTETSVTTPKRVKQERQE, from the coding sequence ATGAAAAAGAATTTAATTCTGATTATTTCAACATTGTTTTTAACAACTGCCTGTACAGCATCTTTAGGACTTGGAACAGGATTTGGTTTAGGTGGCAGTAGCAGTGGAGTTTCAGTAGGAACAGGTGTTTCTGTTGAAAAGAAAATTCCTACAAAAAAAGAAACTAAAAAGAAAGTTGAAACTAAAACAAATGGTACTAGCCATACTAACAGTAACACTAAGACTACTGTTAAGAAAACTACTGATCATTCAACTAATACAGCAAAAAAAGCAGTAGAAGATAAAACTCAAGTTAAAACTGAAAAAAATGAAGTTACTAGCTCAACAACTACATTTGAGACTAACACTAATACTAAAAGTACAGAAACTAGTGTAACTACACCTAAAAGAGTTAAACAAGAAAGACAAGAATAA